From Triticum urartu cultivar G1812 unplaced genomic scaffold, Tu2.1 TuUngrouped_contig_5146, whole genome shotgun sequence:
aaggaaatataataatcattttattattgcctctagggcatatttccaacaatttgTTGTACATATGTAATAGTATATCATTAAAATACACATGAATTGTAGTAAAATTAATACATGCTAGTTTTTTCTTCTTTAAGGACACTACCTCTTAACAAGCTCTTGAAACCAAATATCATCAAAcgcaaaaaataataataaatgaCAAAGTTGAACATCTCTTTGAATTTAGTTTTGATAATTACATAGATTATCATATGCATATGTATATGCTTGTCTGTGGGGGTGTTCATGTATATTTTAGTACCTTAGGGATCTCTAAAGTGTTGACCTAACAATATCCCAATAGTAGTTTGCAATGTATGATTTGATAACAAATTTATAGGAACTTCTAGAGTAATAAATTGAACAGTTGGCATGTCTCTCTAATGATCTAACATGTTTATAAGATATGGTTGGTTTCAAGATTTCTCCCGTTGTGCCCGCTACAAGGACCCTTCAAGGGCTGCCCGTCAGCTAGTTAGTCCTGGGCCTTTGTTGAAAAAGCTATGGGCCTTATGATCGACTCACAATAAGCCCCGATCTCGAATTATTACAATATACTAGTTAGCCCGTTGCGATTCCGCGTCGTCGCGCTCACCGAGTGTCAGAGTTGCCGCAGGAGTGGACGCCTTCTACCGGGCAATCTTATACGGCGCGCCGGTCGCCCGCAATCGACCTGGTGCGCACCCCCCTCGCATGCTAGGAGTTTgtatgggccggcccattttCTGATTTcgttccttttgttttttatttctttttcttttctgttttccttttttactctctttttttattctttATTTTTTCACATTTTTTCGATTTTtcttttcaaattcatgaacatttttgttcatcgaattcaaaaaatgttcatcaatgtaatatttaaaaaaaattaaaaataaaatcaTCGATTTCAATGTTTGCTTATCAggtttaaaaaatgttcatcaaaattcaaaattttccttcatcgaattaaaaaatgttcatcaaattcaAAGATTGTTCATCAACGTCAAAAAACGTTCATAAAAACATGAAAAATTATGCGTTTGGCCGCACCAGCATGTAAAAAATCGTTTGAAAATATTATGCTTTGTATGCTCTATAAAAAGACAAAATTCTGTCCCAGCAAAAAGAAAAGTCGGCCCATTTTGAAAATACATATTTGTCATATTTTGTACGCCACGTGTGAAAGTATAATGTTATGAAACTTTTTCTCGGACGTGTTAAACATGTATTTCTGCATATACATGTACGGCCACCCTCGGTCATTTGCCATCCCCAcggccggccggcccctccccgcCCGCCTGACTGCTGCCAACCATGTCCGCACTCCGTCCGGCGTCTCGCACCGGCGGTCAGCAGACTCTGACCCCATCGCCGCCGACCTCCTCTCCGCCTCCTCTCTCTCACCACGCTCTCCCTTGCCGCCTCGCTCCACTCCCTCCTCGCCGCGCGCGCCCTCCCACGCTCTTATCCCCCGCCTCCCGACCCCCTCCGTGCGCCTCCTCTCCAGGCTTCTTTCGCGCCCCTGCTCTTCCCCCGCCCAGGCAGCCGGATTCCTCCGCGCCGGTCACCTCTCCGTTCAACCCCCTCTTGGCCGCGCTCGCCCGCGTCCTCGACCTCCCTGGCACAACCCAGCTCTTTGCCGCCGTCGTCTGGTATGGCATACTCCCCAACGGGCTCTGCAAAGCCGGCGCGCTCAGGGCGCTCGATGGAATGCCCGGCCCAGACTCGCGCCTTCGTCCGGATGTTGTCATTCATGCTGAACACGGTCGTGGATGTGTGCAAGAGCGGGAGGATTGGTGATGCTCTTGACTTTTTCAAGGAGAAAAGATCAGCTTGCCCTGAAGCCAGCGGCAATGCCGTCACCTACAGCACTCTGCTTCCTCCACAATAACAATGTGTGGGCGTATCCACCATGGATTAGGTTTGTTCCATGAGATGGTGGATGAAGGGCTCTCACCAGATGAAGTCATGTATTTTACCACGATATTGGGATTGACACAAGCACGACGATTGAAGGAGGCTTGGTGTCGTCGATGGTGAAGGCAGGGTTTCAGCTGGATGCAAAGGCGTACACTATTCTGATTGGCGGATTTAGCAGGAGGAAGAGGTTACAGAGGCTTATCAGTGGCTTGGTGTACACCTACAATACCTTGTTGTCTGCTTTGTGCAAAGTAGGACATTTCTCGGCTGTGGATGAGTTATTGGGGAAGATGATAGTTGTCGGCCGTCTGAGGTCAGAATTGTCTGCAATCATCCCGAAAATATTTATTTCAAGTCCCAATACCACTAGTTCTTGACAAGTAGTAGTGGAATAGACACCATTGCATGATTCACAATTCTTTTTATTCTTCATTGGATAAGGTTGAATAGGTTCAGTTGGAAAAAGGTAAGAATGTGGGGACGCTAGGATTGCAATCTTTAAAGTTCTGTCTGCAATGTCTATATTCACATCCTTACCTTTGAAGAAACAATATGCCTGGTCGTGGTAGGTGGCTTTTGAAATGTTAAATTTGCAGCATTGCAGGACTGTACGAGGATTGGTTAAGATGACTCTTATTTAAATGCAGCGTCAACTGCACATGATGAAGAGGTAATTTTGAATTCAGTTCCACCTTGTCAGTTTGAGATTTTATTGACAAATGTAAGTAAACAATATTAAACCTGTGAAACATAATGGTGCATACTTGAGTTCCTAATCAAGTACCAAACCATATGCACAGCCACCACCAGAAACTTTTGGACAACTTTATGTATGATCAGGTCTACTTTAACGCATCTGAGCTCTTAATGTATGGTCGACTTTAAGACATCTGAAAGTATAACTTCCGTACAATCATGAAACTAAGCAGGCAATCAAGAATTTCTTTTAATCTAGCACGAATTTTCCAGTGCAGTGCCCTGTTCTGTAAGAATGTACTTCTGGTACAAGCAAGACACTCTGTAAAAGGTGAAGCATGCTAAACAAAGACCCACACGGGCATCTAAtttactccctctgtcccataatgtaagacggtttttgacactacactagtgtcaaaaaacgtcttatgGGACGGGCATAATAGCCTCTTCCATGATATGAATGCATCTGCCAATAACACCTATCTTACAAAATTACAGTTGCATAGCTCTGTGTATATGTGTATGATTTGAATTTTCCATCTTATGTTCTGATGCAGCAAATGCAGGTAGCAACAGTCGATGGATATAATTTTCTGTGGCATCAAAAGTGAATTAATTCAGCGGCTGCCAGGTAGTAAACCATTCATACTGCAGCAAAGGTCCAAGTGTTGCCGGTGTTGCCCTTTTTTGTCAATTGATTACAGCCATATGCGCTGACTTGCTCCTGCAAGTTGTTTCTGCTAATGCTGGAAGTGAGGTACCATTTTTTTCTTGCAAGAGTAACTTTTCATTCTCTCAGTCGATGTATTCAACAACTAAGTTAATGCAGCGACGGATGATTCAGTGTCTTAGCATTAACTCACTTCGTTGCTGCATTAACTTTGACAAATAAGAAGGCTAACATTAGCATTACAATTCTGTCGAGAACACATCATTACAGACTTGCCTATTCTGAACAGCCCAGCAGTGGCCACCGAGCCACTCATAGTAACATGGATCGTAGATGACCACTAGTCTTAGCAGCGCAGCGAAAAAATAAGGCTTGTTTCAGAGACATACAAGGAAACAAGAATAGGTTAGTGTGTCAGTGTGCGGTTCTACATCAGCCAGCAGCCATTTTCACGAGCCAGTGGCTTCAAGGAGCACTCTTGTCGTCGTCCTTGTCACTAGTTTGTGGTTCGGTGGATGGCGGGGAGTAGCTTGTGTTGGGGCTGCACGATGAAAGTTGCAATTGTCAGATGAGCAAATGGTGCACTTTCACCAGTCACGGGCAGATGAGAGATTAACTTGATGCACATTACCTGTAGTTGGGGGAAGTTGGGCTGTAATCTGGGCTAGGTCCTCCAGAGGCAGTGTACGGGCTGCAACACTCAGGCAATGTGTTAGGAAACCCATGTCTTGATTGTCACAATAACAGCATAGTTGTAAGTTAAAACAAGGATGATGATCAATTGGAATGGGCTCACCTTGTCGGGCTGTATGATGGACTTGGTTGTGCAGCATATGATGGTGAGGTGGGCGAGTAAGTCGGCGAGGCAAGGCTGCGGAAATAGAGATGTAAGCAAGCTAAACATAGACATGCATGTATGAACAGATGCCTAAGCTTTGAACAGAATGAATACCTGTAGTTTGGAGGAAGCTGACTGtacggactcatcatcattgggCTGCTTGGAGAATAAGCACGTGAAGGACTGTAAGAGGGCGATGTAGGACTGTATGAAGGCGAAGTTGGGCTGTAGCTTGGTGACGTAGGGCTGTATGAAGGTGAAGTTGGGCTGTATGCAGGGGATGTAGGGCTATAGTTCGGTGAAGCAGGGCTGTACGAGGGCGATGTCGGGCTGTAACCAGGCGAAGTAGGGCTGTATGAATGCGAAGTGGGGCTGTATGATGGCGATGTTGGGTTATAATATGGCGACGTCGGGCTGTATGAAAAAGACGCCGGGCTATAAACTGGCGATGTTGGGCTATAAGATGGTGACGTCGGGCTGTATGCATGAGATGTTGGGCTATAAGAAGGCGACGTTGGGCTGTATGATAGAGATGTCTGGTTATAAACAGGCGACGTCGGGCTGTATTGAAGAGATGTCTGGCTATAAACTGGCGACGTGGGGCTGTATTGAAGAGATGTCGGTCTAAAATCTGGCGATGCTGGACTATAAACTGGCGATTCTGGACTATGGATTGGCGATATGGGGCTGTAGCTCATAGATGTGGGGGTATAAATAGGAGATATTGGCGAGTATACTGGAGAGACAGGACTGTAGCCATGTCCTCCTGGCCCTGGGCTGAACACCGGAGATGATGGACAGTAACCGCTCCCAGAGGATGTGCTGTAGTTTGATGGGACGGGTGAGAATGCCAGGCCCCCAACATATGGCGAGAACTGAAGAGCATGATCTGTAACGGGGGAAGCCCGGAAATTTGGACTCGGCACCGGTGACATCATTCCGGTGATGGGTGAAGGCGCAGGTGTCATGCCATAGTCCAGGCCTTCAAGAAAACTAGGGAGTTGAAGCTCAATGGCCTGCTTCAGCATCTCCTCATTCAGATACAATCCACAGCCTCCTGTGCCAATAGGAGCAAGCTGGCCAAGCATAATGTTCTCAGTGACGCCTCTCAGGTGATCGGATTCCGCATACATGGCAGCATCAAGCAAGATATCCACCGTTTCTTCAAAAGAACATCTCATGAGAGGGCCCGTGTCATTACGGTTTATGCCGTGCCTAGTAATAGCCATCAGATGACCTCTGTATGTCATGGTATCACAGAGAATGGCCAGATGCCTGTAGTTCACATAAGACCCATCAAAAGATATCACCGCCCGCAGCTCATCCAAGAGAGACCTGCGGACAGCCTCGACCCCAAGAACCTCAATCACTTCGATCAGATGGTTACTCGTTGTCCTCGTAGCGTCAACATCCTCATGGCACATCACGGCCAAGAGGTTTACACCTTCTGTATCAAGCATCCACTCTTTGTTCTTATCTTTGTTATCTGATTTTTGAGTGAAACCATCATTTTCATCGAATTTATTCATCTTCCTCTCTTTAATGAAGACCTTGTTAATATCTGGAATGCCTCCAAGGGCCATCTCAGTCAACATGTTACTCTCAACCTTCTTGAGGAagacatcatcatcctcatcctgTTTTGGAGCTTCATCATCATTTTTAATGCGGATACGAAGGATGAGCTTATCCGCGTTATCATCGTTGAATATGCATGACAAGTCGTCATCAAATTCATGTTTGATCTTCTCTGCAATTTCAGCCATGCTCAACCTCTTATCGACCATCATCTCACGGTTCAGTTCGATACGCAGTAGCCAAGGAGACAGCTTATCCGGGTCAATATCCTCATCAGGCATTTCATAATATGACTTGACAAATTCCACATCCTCTTCAATGGTGGTCCCTAGAGGATCAGGATCATACCATATCTCGGTGGCATGGGTCACTCTACGTAGCGTAGTGTACTCCAAGGCACACTGGACATTCTTGGCCAATTCTTTCTTCTTGCTCACCTCAGGCTTTAGGAAAACAGACAGTGATGGGGTCTTTATCTTCTTGGCGACGTTAATGATCTCCCTTAACCTGGGGACGCCAAGGGTGACATTCTTAGCGCTAACACCAGCATAATGGAAAGTATTCAGCGTCATCTGAGTTGCTGGTTCTCCAATGGACTGTGCAGCCACACATCCAATCATTTCACCAGGAGCTACCAAAGACTGGAGGAACCTCGATTCAATCTCACCGATGACCCATTCAAAAGATTCCCTTGTGAGCCTGTATTCTTTCAAGACCCTCTTGCTAGCAAATGTGCTACGGAGCAGGATATTGAAGAGCAGAGTAGCGTTCTTCTGAGCCTCGATGCTCATGGCATCATCTCCTGGGACAACCTTGAGTCTTTCTTGCAACTTATCCATTGCTTCCACAATTTCCATCGGGTTCATGTCAGAAGGTCTTCTCAAATCAATCTTGAAAGTCTTTTGAGCATTCCAGATAAGCCGCTTGAGGTTGACAGGCATAGGCCATGTAATGTCGCCAGTCGTGGCAATTTCAGTCCCAAGCTGTAATCTGTCAGCTTCTAATTTCTGAAACTCTGCATCAAACACAAGTCTAAAATCAGGAACTGTCTTCAAAACATCAGCATCTTCAGGCGACATGTAAGTGGGCCTCCAGTTCTCATCATCCAGTTCATAACGAAATACATTGTCAAACTCTGCCTTTTTCATCCCCAGGGAGTCCAATTTCTGTGGTTCAATCCAAACAGCGTCCATGCCATCTTCTCCATACAAGAACTGAATGACATCACCCAGAGAGTTTCTCACGGTACCAtcatatttcaccatgatgtccTCCATGGCCTTCACGAGCCTCCGCTGAATATATCCAGTCTCAGAAGTTTTTACAGCAGTATCGATCAAACCTTCTCTACCACCCATAGCATGGAAGAAGAATTCCTCTGGTGTCAGGCCTTGAAGGTAAGAGTTCTCCACAAATCCACGGCTTCCGGGACCGTTGTCATTTTGCGAGAAGTGGGGCAATGTACGACCAGCAAATCCAAATGGGATCCTCTTGCCCTCAACATTCTGCTGTCCGACGCAAGCAGTCATCTGCGAAATATTAATGAAACTGCCTTTTGAGCCTGCAGTAACCATAGCTTTCAAATTGTTGCTCTCAGACAAACTCTTCTGAGCACTACTACCAGCATCATCACGAGCCTTGTTAAGAACCTAGCATGGAAAATGGATATGTCAAAGCAAGTCTACCATAAAAACTGATGATGGAAGAACCAAACAAGGACATTCAGCAGTAGTACCTGATTCACTTTATTTTCAAATGATTCCATCATTGTGCGTCCTGGTTCAGGTTCCAACTTCTTGTCACGCGCTTCCTTGATAAGTTCATTCACTTCATCCTTAGCTTCTTTTATTGTCTCATTAATCTTCTCCATAGTACCTGCATCTGCAATCGTATCCCCGATTCCGATACTGAAACCATGTTGCAGAAGCCAGTAATTGACCAGCCACCTGCAGCCATGCTCAATTTCTTATCAACCATCATCTCACGGTTCAGCTCAATACGCAGCAGCCAAGGAGAGATCTTATCCGGGTCAATATCCTCATCAGGCATTTCATAATATGACTTGACAAATTCCACATCCTCTTCAATGGTGGTCCCTAGAGGATCAGGATCATACCATATCTCGGTGGCATGGGTCACTCTACGTAGCGTAGTGTACTCCAAGGCACACTGGACATTCTTGGCCAATTCTTTCTTCTTGCTCACCTCAGGCTTTAGGAAAACAGACAACGACGGGGTCTTTATCTTCTTGGCGACGTTAATGATCTCCCTTAACCTGGGGACGCCAAGGGTGACATTCTTAGCGCTAACACCAGCATAATGGAAAGTATTCAGCGTCATCTGAGTTGCTGGTTCTCCAATGGACTGTGCAGCCACACATCCAATCATTTCACCAGGAGCTACCAAAGACTGGAGGAACCTCGATTCAATCTCACCGATGACCCATTCAAAAGATTCCCTTGTGAGCCTGTATTCTTTCAAGACCCTCTTGCTAGCAAATGTGCTACGGAGCAGGATATTGAAGAGCAGAGTAGCGTTCTTCTGAGCCTCGATGCTCATGGCATCATCTCCTGGGACAACCTTGAGTCTTTCTTGCAACTTATCCATTGCTTCCACAATTTCCATCGGGTTCATGTCAGAAGGTCTTCTCAAATCAATCTTGAAAGTCTTTTGAGCATTCCAGATAAGCCGCTTGAGGTTGACAGGCATAGGCCATGTAATGTCGCCAGTCGTGGCAATTTCAGTCCCAAGCTGTAATCTGTCAGCTTCTAATTTCTGAAACTCTGCATCAAACACAAGTCTAAAATCAGGAACTGTCTTCAAAACATCAGCATCTTCAGGCGACATGTAAGTGGGCCTCCAGTTCTCATCATCCAGTTCATAACGAAATACATTGTCAAACTCTGCCTTTTTCATCCCCAGGGAGTCCAATTTCTGTGGTTCAATCCAAACAGCGTCCATGCCATCTTCTCCATACAAGAACTGAATGACATCACCCAGAGAGTTTCTCACGGTACCAtcatatttcaccatgatgtccTCCATGGCCTTCACGAGCCTCCGCTGAATATATCCAGTCTCAGAAGTTTTTACAGCAGTATCGATCAAACCTTCTCTACCACCCATAGCATGGAAGAAGAATTCCTCTGGTGTCAGGCCTTGAAGGTAAGAGTTCTCCACAAATCCACGGCTTCCGGGACCGTTGTCATTTTGCGAGAAGTGGGGCAATGTACGACCAGCAAATCCAAATGGGATCCTCTTGCCCTCAACATTCTGCTGTCCGACGCAAGCAGTCATCTGCGAAATATTAATGAAACTGCCTTTTGAGCCTGCAGTAACCATAGCTTTCAAATTGTTGCTCTCAGACAAACTCTGCTGAGCACTACTCCCAGAAACATCACGAGCCTTGTTAAGAACCTAGCATGGAAAATGGATATGTCAAAGCAAGTCTACCATAAAAACTGATGATGGAAGAACCAAACAAGGACATTCAGCAGTAGTACCTGATTCACTTTATTTTCAAATGATTCCATCATTGTGCGTCCTGGTTCAGGTTCCAACTTCTTGTCACGCGCTTCCTTGATAAGTTCATTCACTTCATCCTTAGCTTCTTTTATTGTCTCATTAATCTTCTCCATAGTACCTGCATCTGCAATCGTATCCCCGATTCCGATACTGAAACCATGTTGCAGAAGCCAGTAGTTGACCAGCCACTGTGTATGACCCAAGAACTTGCGCGCAGCATCTGGCCCTACCTCTTCCCTGCAAACAGTTAAACCAAAATGATTTAGCAGAGGAGAACATGTGTACTAACAAGAGAAATTGCAATGCGACTTTTATAACTTACCAAATAACATGAATAAGACTTCCCATTGATGTCCCAAGTGTTTTTTTGCAAAGTATACCAGACAGAAGCTCTCCCTTCTCTATCCGGACCATAGTATCACCGGGAGTAATATATCCGCTTTCTTTTTCATCATGCCAGGCTGAAAATCTAATTAAATTGATTTGCTTGGGGATAATCAAGTTGAAGACCTGTTTGCCAGTCCAAATCGGCCTTGGTTTCAAAATGGCAGGTGCAGGGACCTTCCCAGCAAAATCTTCCCACCACATTAAGATGTTCATAAATACATCCTGGAAGAAATTCACAATATTAATTAAGCTAAATAAAAACTACAGAGACAATACTAGTATTGATGGTGTTGTTTAAGGAGAGTATTGTTAGTTCACCTTTTCGATGAGAGTGTCCCTTTTGGTAATTTTTCGACAGCCAAGAAGTGTGTCCTGGACAATACCCATAACAGGTCTATTCGCTTGAGGTGACACAATACACTTTGGTACCATCATCAACTCTAAAACCTCAGCTCTGGTCTCAAATGACTGGggaacatgcatattcatttcaTCCCCATCAAAATCTGCATTGTATGGCGACGTGACAGACAAGTTGAGGCGGAAAGTTGAGTAGGGCATGATTTTAATGCGATGCCCCATGATAGACATTTTGTGGAGACTGGGTTGCCGGTTGAAAAGAACCAAATCTCCATCAATGAGGTGCCTTTCCACCTGAGATCAGAAGTCAAGCACAAAACGGGTGAGGCTAAATTGAAGTGCAATTTTTGTGATTTCATCATTAAAACAGTAGGTAGATGCTGCAATAATGGCTACTGTTACTGACCTTGTAACCCAGCTCCAAATGCTGATCACTACTTTTCTTCACATAGCGAAGATCCAGCCTCTGGCCATCTTCCCTGATAATGTATTTGGCACCTGTCTTTCCTGGGGGAGGGTGCGGCCCATTTTCTACTAGTTCTTTCAACCTATAATAAGGTCAGATTTAGACATGACTTATCAAATATCAATGCAAGAAGAGTGATTAAATAAGAATGGCAAATAAATTACGTGCCTCTCGATGTTATACGGAGTAACAGTTTCTGGGTATGTCAGATTCAAAGCAATACTCCATGGCACCCCCAATTCATCAATGTTGATATTTGGGTCTGGTGTGATGACGGTCCGAGCTGAGAAATCAACACGCTTCCCCATTAAGTTCCCTCTGACCCGGCCTTCTTTTGCTTTCAGCCTGCTGCAGATTGACTTAATAGGCCTTCCAGAACGCTGAGTGGCCTGAATATTTCGACAAAAGATAATCAGGTCAACTATTTGTCCATTAGTGACTAATTATTATAATGTGGAGAGTGCACTTGTAGATTGACTACTCACCCTTGGTTGTCCTGGAAGATCATTGTCGAAGTATGTCGCAATGTGAAATTGCAACAACTGAGCAAACTCTGTGATAATGTGAGCTGGGACTCCATTTCTCTCTTGCCTCCTCAAATTCTCATTATGCCGAATTATCATCGCTAATTGATGAGTCAAATCATCCTGTAGGAACCGGCAAGATAAACAAACAGTGAGTGAAAGGGTGCCATCTTCCATGTCAACCAACAAACCATTGGATGATAGTAACAATTTACTATTGCTGGGCTAACCTCACTTCTGGAGGAAGTATCCATCATGACAGATGGTCTCACAGGTGGTGGAGGAATTGGAAGGACTTGCAGTATCATCCAATCAGGACGAGCATATTTAGGGTCCAGGCCCAGCAGAAGGCAGTCCTCGTCGCTTATACGCATGAGAACATTAAGAACCTGCCCCAACAAATTTACCATGCATGATGTGGTTaaataaaaaaaattcttatAACCTAGTTGTATACTGAATTGAGTAATAAAGATAATAACATAAATACCCTCTCGGCAGAGAGAATTTGCTTGCGCTCCACTGGTTCAGGGAGTTGATCTTGATCGCCATTCTTCTTGTTTGTCGCTTTAAACTCTGCAACCATCTTCATACCATCGACCGTGATCTTTGGCTGCTGAGCACCACAGCCACCTCTTTTCTTCTTCACTCGCTCATCAGTGTCCATCTGATCCTGACCCTCAAGATCGTCCTCACCCGCAGCACAAACCTTTTTGCCCTTGCAAGCCTCCTGTATTTTCCTTAATCTATTTTTTGGGTTCTTGATTCTGAGAGCCTGCTTGAACTTGCCATCGTTCTGCAAGAGATATCGCTGACTGGTAAATAACATATGCCAAGATCAAGGGAGGCAACAACCATATGTAGATGGCCCGCCGGCCCGCCCTATGACAATGCTTAATTAGCAGCTAACAAGCAAGAACATGCAAAGTTGTTTGTAACTATGCTCCATGGTTGTGATTATTTTACCAAAG
This genomic window contains:
- the LOC125528834 gene encoding DNA-directed RNA polymerase II subunit RPB1-like; the protein is MDTRFAYSPAEAAKVQLVQFGILSPDEIRQMSVAVIEHAETMEKGKPKPGGLSDPRLGTIDRRTKCETCMAGMAECPGHFGHLELAKPMFHIGFIKTVLSIMRCVCFNCSKILADQDEDENDGKFKQALRIKNPKNRLRKIQEACKGKKVCAAGEDDLEGQDQMDTDERVKKKRGGCGAQQPKITVDGMKMVAEFKATNKKNGDQDQLPEPVERKQILSAERVLNVLMRISDEDCLLLGLDPKYARPDWMILQVLPIPPPPVRPSVMMDTSSRSEDDLTHQLAMIIRHNENLRRQERNGVPAHIITEFAQLLQFHIATYFDNDLPGQPRATQRSGRPIKSICSRLKAKEGRVRGNLMGKRVDFSARTVITPDPNINIDELGVPWSIALNLTYPETVTPYNIERLKELVENGPHPPPGKTGAKYIIREDGQRLDLRYVKKSSDQHLELGYKVERHLIDGDLVLFNRQPSLHKMSIMGHRIKIMPYSTFRLNLSVTSPYNADFDGDEMNMHVPQSFETRAEVLELMMVPKCIVSPQANRPVMGIVQDTLLGCRKITKRDTLIEKDVFMNILMWWEDFAGKVPAPAILKPRPIWTGKQVFNLIIPKQINLIRFSAWHDEKESGYITPGDTMVRIEKGELLSGILCKKTLGTSMGSLIHVIWEEVGPDAARKFLGHTQWLVNYWLLQHGFSIGIGDTIADAGTMEKINETIKEAKDEVNELIKEARDKKLEPEPGRTMMESFENKVNQVLNKARDDAGSSAQKSLSESNNLKAMVTAGSKGSFINISQMTACVGQQNVEGKRIPFGFAGRTLPHFSQNDNGPGSRGFVENSYLQGLTPEEFFFHAMGGREGLIDTAVKTSETGYIQRRLVKAMEDIMVKYDGTVRNSLGDVIQFLYGEDGMDAVWIEPQKLDSLGMKKAEFDNVFRYELDDENWRPTYMSPEDADVLKTVPDFRLVFDAEFQKLEADRLQLGTEIATTGDITWPMPVNLKRLIWNAQKTFKIDLRRPSDMNPMEIVEAMDKLQERLKVVPGDDAMSIEAQKNATLLFNILLRSTFASKRVLKEYRLTRESFEWVIGEIESRFLQSLVAPGEMIGCVAAQSIGEPATQMTLNTFHYAGVSAKNVTLGVPRLREIINVAKKIKTPSLSVFLKPEVSKKKELAKNVQCALEYTTLRRVTHATEIWYDPDPLGTTIEEDVEFVKSYYEMPDEDIDPDKLSPWLLRIELNREMMVDKRLSMAEIAEKIKHEFDDDLSCIFNDDNADKLILRIRIKNDDEAPKQDEDDDVFLKKVESNMLTEMALGGIPDINKVFIKERKMNKFDENDGFTQKSDNKDKNKEWMLDTEGVNLLAVMCHEDVDATRTTSNHLIEVIEVLGVEAVRRSLLDELRAVISFDGSYVNYRHLAILCDTMTYRGHLMAITRHGINRNDTGPLMRCSFEETVDILLDAAMYAESDHLRGVTENIMLGQLAPIGTGGCGLYLNEEMLKQAIELQLPSFLEGLDYGMTPAPSPITGMMSPVPSPNFRASPVTDHALQFSPYVGGLAFSPVPSNYSTSSGSGYCPSSPVFSPGPGGHGYSPVSPVYSPISPIYTPTSMSYSPISPIHSPESPVYSPASPDFRPTSLQYSPTSPVYSQTSLQYSPTSPVYNQTSLSYSPTSPSYSPTSHAYSPTSPSYSPTSPVYSPASFSYSPTSPYYNPTSPSYSPTSHSYSPTSPGYSPTSPSYSPASPNYSPTSPAYSPTSPSYSPTSPSYSPTSPSYSPTSPSYSPSRAYSPSSPMMMSPYSQLPPNYRYSFCSKLRHLFIHACLCLACLHLYFRSLASPTYSPTSPSYAAQPSPSYSPTSPYTASGGPSPDYSPTSPNYSPNTSYSPPSTEPQTSDKDDDKSAP